From Aspergillus fumigatus Af293 chromosome 5, whole genome shotgun sequence, a single genomic window includes:
- a CDS encoding DUF914 domain membrane protein, whose amino-acid sequence MSDTKQPVGVQTSSAVPDAVTSPYFEPPKYNDPVTVNKNTGEDDSGSEAVADRIDTQKKGFWAYFTTKEFYITLILGQVLAITNTATSTFSTLLSQEGTSIPAFQSFFNYVLLNLIFTPYTIYRYGFKGWLRLMWRDGWKYIILAFCDVEGNYFIVLAYRYTTMLSAQLINFWAIAVVVFISFLFLRVRYHITQILGILICIGGMGVLIASDHITGSNGGDVSSGNQIKGDLFALLGASFYGLTNTGEEYFVSSRPVYEVLGQMAFFGMIINGVQAGIFDRHSFQIAVWNSRVGGYFTGYTLCLAFFYCMAPLLFRLSSAAFFNISLLTMNFWGVCIGIEVFHYKIHWMYPIAFVLIIVGQLIYFLGKRVLGEARKPWLGKNQERGFAGLFTAKAKIDSVRAKLASNNNHNVNAGGAHHDDRTAATIDERHSNAV is encoded by the exons ATGTCGGATACCAAACAACCTGTTGGAGTGCAGACTTCTTCTGCGGTTCCTGACGCCGTCACGTCTCCATACTTCGAGCCTCCTAAGTACAACGACCCAGTTACTGTCAACAAGAATACTGGGGAGGATGACTCTGGTTCTGAAGCCGTTGCGGATCGTATCGATACGCAGAAGAAGGGATTTTGGGCGTACTTTACAACAAAGGAGTTTTATATCACGCTGATACTTGG GCAGGTGCTGGCCATAACAAATACTGCCACAAGTACTTTCAGCACTCTTCTTAGTCAAGAGGGTACCTCGATTCCTGCTTTTCAGTCTTTCTTCAACTACGTTTTGCTCAACCTCATATTTACACCTTACACTATCTACCGTTATGGTTTCAAGGGCTGGCTCCGCTTGATGTGGCGCGACGGCTGGAAAT ATATTATCTTGGCTTTTTGTGACGTTGAGGGCAATTACTTCATTGTGCTGGCATACCGTTATACGACAATGCTTAGCGCTCAGTTGATCAACTTCTGGGCCATCGCCGTTGTCGTTTttatctccttcctcttcttgcgcGTTCGGTATCATATAACACAGATTTTGGGTATTTTGATCTGCATTGGCGGCATGGGTGTCTTGATTGCATCAGATCATATCACGGGCTCAAACGGAGGCGATGTTTCCAGCGGCAACCAAATCAAAGGCGACCTCTTTGCGTTGTTGGGTGCGAGCTTCTACGGTCTCACTAACACCGGAGAGGAATACTTCGTCAGCAGCCGCCCCGTGTACGAAGTGCTTGGTCAGATGGCCTTCTTCGGTATGATCATCAACGGCGTCCAGGCTGGTATTTTCGACCGTCACTCTTTCCAAATCGCCGTCTGGAACAGCAGAGTCGGTGGCTATTTTACCGGATACACCCTATGTCTTGCATTCTTCTACTGCATGGCGCCGCTCTTATTCCGCCTCTCCTCCGCGGCCTTTTTCAATATCTCCTTGCTGACCATGAATTTCTGGGGCGTCTGCATCGGCATCGAGGTCTTCCACTACAAGATCCATTGGATGTACCCGATCGCGTTCGTCCTCATCATTGTCGGCCAGCTCATCTACTTCCTCGGAAAGCGAGTCCTCGGCGAAGCCCGCAAGCCTTGGCTCGGCAAGAACCAGGAACGTGGCTTTGCGGGACTCTTCACCGCAAAGGCGAAGATCGACTCTGTCCGCGCTAAGTTGGCTTCTAACAATAATCATAATGTTAATGCTGGTGGTGCCCACCATGACGACCGCACTGCGGCTACGATTGATGAGCGTCACTCGAATGCCGTTTGA